One Syntrophales bacterium genomic window, CCTCAGGTAATGAAAGGTTACTGGAATATGCCGGATGAGACTGCGAATACATTGAGAGACGGCTGGTGTTATACCGGTGACATCGCCACCATGGATGAGGATGGTTATTTTTATATTGTTGACCGCAAGAAGGATATAATCATAACAGGTGGTTATAATATTTACCCGCGGGAGATCGATGAAGTATTTTATGAACATCCCGGAGTTGAGGAGGCATGTGCCATAGGTATTCCTGATCTGAAGCGCGGAGAAAATGTCAAAGTCTTCGTAGTGCTCAAAGATGGTAAAACGGCTTCCGGGGAAGAATTGATGGAATTTTGTAAAGATAAACTCGCAAAGTACAAGTGGCCTGTAGAGATTGAGTTCCGCAAAGATCTACCCAAATCAAACGTGGGAAAAATCCTCCGCAAGGAACTCAGGGAAGAGGAACTGGGAAAAATGAAAATATCAAAATGAAAGACAAAAATAAATCGGCAGGGCAAACTCCATCAGTAGGACAGGCGTCTCACCCACCAGCAGTAGGACAGGCGTCTCGCCTGTCAGAACTTACATGGAGACGTCATCTTCCTCATTATCAACTATCTTCCGGCTACTACTTCATTACATTTGCTACCCATAATAGACTTCTATTACAGCCACCACAAAAGAATTGCGTTTTCGATGCCGTTTGCTTTTTAGACGGTAAGAAGTACGTACTTTATGCCGTTGTGGTATTGAATGACCATGTACATTTGGTAATAAATCCTATTGAACCCTTACCTAAAATAATGCACAGCATAAAAAGCTTTACCGCCCATGAGATAAACAAAATGTTAAACAGAAAAGGTAAAGTGTGGCAAGACGAAAGCTATGACAGAGTAATAAGAGATGAGGATGAATTTTTTGAAAAGGTCAAGTACATTGCAAATAATCCTATTAGGACGAATTTGGCAAGGCAATATGAGGATTATAAATGGTTATATATAAAGGGCTGGATGAAAAAAGATTTATAGCATAGACAGGCGAGACGCCTGTCCTACTAATATAGGACATGTTCAACTAACAGAGACTGTTCTACTCAAAAACGAATCAACAATAAGGTATGGGTCTTGCGCCTACCAGAGGTAAGCAGAAATGCAAACAAATCCGTAGGACAGGCGTCTCGCCTGTCCCACTAACTGATATTTGATATATTTATCACGCTCCGAACTTTGTAAGTCTTTGCGCATGGGCAAGCGCTATTCCCATAAGATATACCATGGGGATTC contains:
- a CDS encoding transposase, with the protein product MKDKNKSAGQTPSVGQASHPPAVGQASRLSELTWRRHLPHYQLSSGYYFITFATHNRLLLQPPQKNCVFDAVCFLDGKKYVLYAVVVLNDHVHLVINPIEPLPKIMHSIKSFTAHEINKMLNRKGKVWQDESYDRVIRDEDEFFEKVKYIANNPIRTNLARQYEDYKWLYIKGWMKKDL